ggatgagtgttggacactcctgctcagggatggatgacataAGAAACATGGCACTATATTTAGCTTTAAAATACTGTTATAATATTGTTATACTGTGAAACTTTACTCCTACTTTTAAATGTGTACTTGTAAAGTGTAAAGTATCTGATATAAGACTAAAATGCAGATACATGTGTCCATAATTAGATACAAACAAAAGAAGTGATGAACAAAAGAAGTATGCCTTGCTAGATGCTCGGTGTAAGAATCTGTCAGCTGATTTGAATGACACTGGTGAGTCTCCCCACACTGCATAATGTATGTTTTCAATCAGTCTGAAATTATTGTGCTACGAATTGTCTTTTGTTtgtgataaaaaataaatgaataatctATCATTCTATTCGATCAGAAATGCATGTGTACCTTGAAAGTCTCTTTAGTAGTACAATATCAGTTGTaagacataaaacatacattataaacatacacaacttCAGTTTTCAGGTTTGGCCTTCTAGATGAACAGCACATGGATTTGTTGGCAACTCTCAATGACTCAAGTGAGTTTGGAGACACTGCAAGTCACAGCTAAAGAGTTATTGTGTTGGACTGAATGTGTAATTTATTTTAAATCTGTATTTTGGACATTATTGCAGTCGATTTCTGCTCATCACAAAACTCGTCATATTTGTAACTCTAGTTGTGAATGGGTTATCCGGTAATTAAATCAGTGggcagaagaagagacagaagaggtAAACCATGGGATACTATCAAGCAAAGTGACAAAAGCACAATGAGTACTAAGTGACAATGCATTATTTTCCTGTAAGCTAAATGTGGTTGTAGAGTTTGTCCTGAGGGCTGGATCCATCACAGAGGAAAGTGCTACCTGTTCCCCTCTTCCAAGAAAAACTGGGAACAGAGTCGAGACCATTGCATCACCTTAGGGGGTCACCTAGCCATTGTGAATGATAAACAAGAGCAGGTAAACTGGATGTGGAGGTGGGgaatatatagcctatatgtatATGAATGATTGTGTTGTCGATACTACTACAAGCCTATAACTGTGACAAAGTAAATGGCTTCCATGGCTTCCAACTGATAGTATTAGAAAGATTTTAGTCAGAACCTCCACAGCAAAAGACTTATGCTTCCCCCTTTCCcttaaaaaatgaaaagcattcaaaatgaagataaaaaaagaatacaaaaaaaacacaaatacttgTCTATATGATTACGGGTACAAAAGTAATTTCCTCTTCCTTAGTAAAGACTGCTTGTTCTTCCATCAGGACTTTCTGGTTGCAAAATCAAACCAAGTCTCCCACTGGATTGGACTGAATGATCTGGCAGTGGAGGGACAGTGGCGTTGGGTGGACAGCAGCTCTCTCAGCGACACCAAAGCTGTGTAAGACACGCCTAAGGCAATTGCATTCataacacacatagatacattaTAGTCATAGATTATAATCACACCCATGGTAACACTACTGCAGATATTTTTTTATCAGTTCCTGTCTTGCCTTGCCACAGTTTCCTGTATGGTTCCTTGTGAGATGTTTCATTTTAATGGTTCATGGCCAGAGATCTTGTCAAATATAATTTTGCTGTTAGTTTGGTATTAGAAAAGAAATAGATACTCATTAATCCAGCAGATTCAGAAACTCAATTCATTTAAAGTGTTTgactatctctcctctcccatacATACTCTTCAGGCATATCTCTCACCCATGAAAAAAACACTCATTAATGATCACTGTCTTTTCAAAGTTTCTGGTTTGATAGATCACACCTCAATGGAATAGATGAGCCAGATAACTGGAAAAAAGAGGATCCTTCAGGGGAGAACTGCGGCTGCATTTCCTTCACAGGAGATTGGCATGACAATTCTTGCAAAATTATGAAGAAATTTGTATGTGAGACACTTGCCACTTATTGAGATGTAACTTTTTTcagaaaatgaaattaaatattttaCTATGAAAATATGTTGAAAGATGATGCTGATTTGTTCGCCATTTCGTTTCACAGACCTACTTTGCAATATGCTAAAAATAGTCAATTTTGTGATGCTAAAAAACTGCaggtgtgcatatgtgaacAATTGGCATGTTTGTTGTCATGTAAATGTCTCTACTAATCTGCAAATTGATACAAATCTAATATGTGTGATATTGAGAGAATGCTTCTTCCATAGACAAATAATGAATATAATCAGAACAGTTGGGAGGCTGCCCCTCcccttttaaaatgtttctgtACGCACCAAAATGATGCATGAGTTTTCTTTAAAAATTCACTCAGGGTCCCAGCTGCTGTAACATTTTTTCGCCTCTGTAGCCTACTGTCATCAAGCAAACATTTAAGGGTGTCTGAAGACAAAGATGAATATGAGTTTATGCCCTTATCTAATCCTTCTATAATCATTGTCTCTTAAAgttgtatttttgttgttgtaaataTAAAACTGCTTCTAGGTCAGGCCTACATCTGAAGAATAATAGTTGACTATGTGTCCTCTTTGTATACTAATACATTGTTTCAGTTTGTATGCATTGACAATGTAGAGGGAAATGGAAAAAAGGGCTGTAAAGGAAATCACATTGTGTAACATGCACACAGTAAAACTGATGGATACTGTATATTTGTCATGCATTCAGAGCTTGTCATGTCAACAAGCAGGATTTTTATCTTtgccaaaaaacaaacagtttcCTGCACCTTTAAACCAAATCTGTAGCTCAGGTCTTGGTTGTAGATACCATTTTCATAAAGTCAAGCAAATCAAAACTTTTCTTCTCGTCTATGAATTCTAGGCTACTATGTGACTTCCAGACGCATTAGAAGTTATGACACGTCCGGCGCTAGGACCTCGACACTTTGTTGTGTAAGGAAGTCTTGCCGATTCATTTCTCCATGCTTGCTTGCAGCCACACAACTCAATTCGTACAAGGGCAGAGGAAACATTTGCTAATGGCCTtgtgagggaccggacggtcaccccacgttcttttaaggatgtggcgactggacttggtggtgtaggggaaatacagtgcaggagatggtggttttgataaaatatttatatttatttacagggggGA
Above is a window of Clupea harengus chromosome 21, Ch_v2.0.2, whole genome shotgun sequence DNA encoding:
- the LOC105905615 gene encoding CD209 antigen-like protein E is translated as MDLLATLNDSTKCGCRVCPEGWIHHRGKCYLFPSSKKNWEQSRDHCITLGGHLAIVNDKQEQDFLVAKSNQVSHWIGLNDLAVEGQWRWVDSSSLSDTKAVFWFDRSHLNGIDEPDNWKKEDPSGENCGCISFTGDWHDNSCKIMKKFVCETLATY